In Mustela lutreola isolate mMusLut2 chromosome 4, mMusLut2.pri, whole genome shotgun sequence, the genomic stretch ttatttcacaaTGGATGAGTTCCCCCATAATGACTGCCTTTATCCCATGTGAGTAGCAAGCTTTTCAAACAACCCAGGCTGTGATGCTCAACTGTGTCGGAACAACTTCATTAATGAAAGGCGTATATATTTAATGGGATCTTTGTTGCCACGTTATAATATTTGTCTTAGAACATTGTGTCCCCACGTAACAATGATCCAGGCACTGCCACCACCATGACAGTAGGAATTACAGCAGCATATTAACTCTTGCCCTgggtggctattttttttttttcaatgttcttttCTGACTGTGACCGGACCATCTCTCAGTACTTCCTCTGACTCCTTCCTGACTCCTTCCTTAGcagaaatcagtttttaaaaaggaagattcCTCATCACTTTTATTCCACCAATTGGCCTAGTATCTCTCAAAACCACTTTTGGATTTTCATGGCCCAGTTTTCTGTGAGAAAGGGACTTCTCTGGTGTCCCCCTAGTGACTTATCGGACCCCTAGGATTTCAGGCTCTTCTCAAAGTGCACACAGGCAAGCGGGGCAATTGTCGATTTGAAAAAGTCCTGAAACAGCTTTGTGGTTTTTTGGTCTGTGGATAAACAAtttgtctccctttttttcttactgttaatTACATGACAATTAAAGAAAGCCTCAAAGGATGTAATGGAGAATTTCTAAAGAAGCTTGCCTTTTCATGGACCAAAGAGAAGACTTAACATTGGATCAAGGCAGAAACAACAGAACTCTTTCAAAGGAGCTGACACCATATTTGATGCAAGAAGGAATTAATGCAGCGCTCTGTTCCCTTTGCTTTGGACACCTCCACAGACAGCTGTTTTCTGAGAAAGCATCAAACCGCTACAGGAAATGGATTTAGATGTTTCCTTTACATGATGACAAAGCCTCTCTCTTTCTATGCCCCATGTATATGAATCTTCATCACATATGttagatgtgagatatatatatatatacacacacacatttatatatttttttatacctgacttttgctttctttcatttttgccttAATTTAAAACAGCATCCATATAAATTTCCTAATAACATTACTCATTTGTAATTCATTGGGGTTTTTACTTAGTTCTTAATGTGGATTCATTATTAAACCTGGTGGGACTTGAAGGCcaacacacgtgcacacacgctaCTATCATGGGGCCCATAAAGTAAAATACTTGGGGTCAAAGGTTTCATCCagcaaaagaatagaaaaataagacataTTCATAAATTTGAAGTAAAACTctaataattcttattttttaattttcagaaaatgtaGCTTtcctatctaaaataaataaaaagggtttTGTATGAATTTACATGAATTTGGCATTTTGCTTGGAGATAAGTAAACGGTCTGGTGGGTACAAAGTGTCTGTGGTAAGAAGTCAGAAGTGTCTTCAACACTCCACCTCCACTtgacacactcttttttttttctcagtacaTAAGGAATCCAACAGCAAAACTGGAGTATGGAGCAGCAAAATaattaatactaataataataatagtaaactttaggggcacctgggtggctcagtgggttaaagcctcttttttcagctcgggtcatgatcccagggtcctgggatcgaggcccgcatcaggctctctgctcagcaggaagcctgcttcccttcctctctctctgcctgcctctctgcctacctgtgatctctgtctgtcagataaataaataaaatcttaaaaaaaagtaggaaacttTAAACTTGAATAtagactaataataataataaacttcaaACTTGACCTGGCTTGGAACCCTCTTTCCAATTAATGTTACTTGATGCCTCCGATTGATTCGTAAAAACAGGGAAAACATCTACTGGGTGGTCACATGGGGACTTGCTTGGTTCACATGGGCATTTAGAGTTGTTACTGTCTCCATATAACCCCTTCAGTGGACACAAATACTACAGCAAAACCTACAGAAGAAAAGACGAACAGTCCATTCATGCTTGACTGGACTTCCTGATGCCATATAGGTCCTCTTGGTCCcggttcttttctttcctaagtTATATTTTTGTCTAGCCCTAGTTGTTCCCTGCAATTCCAATTTTCTAGCcaaaagggaaaggaggaagaaaggtggaagggggggggggggggacagaaggagagaaggagagagagaggaagggaagtagggagGGAATGacagaagaagggaggaaaagcagggaggcgggaaggagagagggaagcaaggcCGTTACTTCATTTCATGTTACTTGCTACTACAGCTTGAGAAATgggaaattaacaaaatgaatacaATAGAACTACTGGTCCAAGCATCTGCAGCCCATTACAAAGCCTTGCCACAGcaacatttattcctttcctctctccagtTCTCTCCTTCCAGCTTTTGTCCCCTCTCTCCCATTCAGTCGGCTTCTCATACTTGCCCCAATAATTACAGGAGAAACGAAATTCTCACCCAGCAAAGGGTGTGGCAATAATGTGTGTAAAGTTGATCCTGGAAAACCGgtaagacataaaataaaaataaaaataaaaaaataaatcccaaacaggtttttttatttaacataaggCCAAAGAAGCTATCAGGCGTTGCTGAATACTGTCTGCTAACTGTACAAAATATTGACTGCATGCCTCGCAAACACCAAAGTATCGGCTGGAATGCCATAGAAATAAATAACTTCTGctataaacacatgaaaacatatCAAACTGTTATCTCTTTAAACAtattgtaaataaaaaaattaccagTACTTCTAcacaataaatattaagaaaccaTTGACATCGTTGAAATGCACTCATATAAATTAACAACTTTAATTACATTAGCCAAACAGACATTGGTTAAAGAACTGCATGTAGTatgccaaaaaaaataataataaaataataataataaaaataaaaaaataaaaacaaacaaacaaacaacatcaACCACAGaacataaaaagttttaaaacaaaacaggctTCAGATTCTCTTGGCTTTcgtaattctatttttcttttaaagaaaaatatcaaccCATTGTCAATGCACTGTTTTTCAAAGCATTTAAATAGAGGGTAAAACCCATTGAAAATTAATACAGAAGAAATGATTCACTTtatgcataaaaaataaataatgtagctGAGACATGTGGTTTGCTTCTGCCCTTGAAGATGTGAACAACTTCTAAGCATTCATTTTCTCTGACCCATACAACAGCTTCTCAGTGATAAAGGGtttaatttaaacacacacaatgTCCACCCCCAAACCTTCTGCCCACATCTACAAGTTTCAATTTATTGTGTAGGGTTTCAGGGTGACTAAGTTATTCTCTACATTGAAAAGGGAAGTTGCCAAAAGGCCCccaggaaatcattttttttcaagtgaacataataatttgaatctAAGCTTAATACAACCGAGGCATTTGTGTTCTCTGTTTTTTTAGAGTTCCTTCTTGAGGTCCAATCCCACGGGggtgaaaaacaaaatttacttgCTCTTCCTTAGAGGAGAATGCAGGCATTCTCCTTGAAAAGAGTGTGGAATCAATCTTAAATATCTATGAAATTGATTGGTCTTTAGGGATAAGAAAATCCCAACTCAGTGTTGTGGAATTTGCcatgcttttttgaaaaaaaaaaatgaaagaaagaaaaagagaaagagaaagaaagggagggagggaaggagagagggagggagggaaggaaaaaaggagagagagaaagagagaaagaaggaagaatctaaactatcaaatatatatcattcttaaaaaatacttgGGGACAAATACTTTTCAGAGTTTTTAAGATTGGTATGAGTAGATTTTTAAGAGCCTAAAGATTAACCTTAGAGAAAGAGTAGAGAGATGCTAAGATCAGATAGCCACCCTGTTTTAAGGAAAACCTACTGTGAGGAACCCAATATGGTTGAAGTCGAAAGCTTTTTCTTTTGGCCTCTTGCTGCTACAAGAAAAGTGCGGTTGTTTACAAGCCTGCATATCTTCCAAGATTATTAAAGATAGCAGCAATTTATCATTCTATTTCAAGGCCACTTAAGTTTAATGAAATGTCGAAGTTTGGAGATGTTTGACAAcccaataatttaattttaacgaACACACCCCATTAAAATATTGTCATATAGAATTTTGTTTTGCTCTGCTACCAATTATTATAGCCACTAATCAAACTCCATCTTACACCCACTGTGTTGAGCACTCTTTTAAAGGGCTTAAACAAGATGGCGCACACACTTGAGATGAATAGGTGCCACAAACGGGTATCAGCTATCTTTCAAGCATCCTGCTTTTCCCACTGACTTGGACATTCCTGCTAGTGCACTGTGAACTAGGACTTGGTTCCCCAAACTATTTTCATGGATTCCATTATTAGTGCCACTACCAAATAAGCAGCAGACCAAAAGGCCCTCTAAGTTTTTCATGCAAATTTGAAACTTCCCTCACCATGCCACTTTCCTCACCCTGAATGATTTCCTGGTCAATGGTTAAGAGTGAGGAAGCAAGTACCAACTTACTCCGTCTTACATTTAGAGTCCACTCCCATGGTGTACATGTTCTATTTCTGCATAAGAAAGGGTGGACCTCAAGATGTAGTAAGTATATCTACTCAGGAACAACGTTAATGATTTGCCTACATACAGCCTAGTGTTCTAGTACACCAATTTAGTATGACTATCTCAAGAAGAGCTAAACCACCTTTTAGTTATGTTTGGTTtctcactattttatttttctacagttaattaaaaaaaaatctatgaattgACATTGACTTTCTGAAAGCTTCAGTATTTTACAAAATACTAACGGATgtaatttttccaaattattagtatttttttcagtttttgcaaACTTCAAACAAGTCAGTAAAAATAAggctctgtatttttaaaagcatataaatGAATAACTTATTAGCTATTCTAGGCAAGCTAAATACTGTGGAATAAATTAGTAGAAATTTAGCTTTAAGCATGTACtttgatatttataaaacaaagtgttttttttttcttttttgcatctgAGTCAATACATACAAACTTATATACCAAGAGTTTTGgctgtaaattaaaatattaggGATTTTTACCACTGATGCCACCCCGCAGTTCTCTTTCTTATTCCTAATCTCTTAAGACTTTTCCCCaagttatttatcttttaattagtGACAGCAATATTATTTAGCCCAGCAAGTCATATCTCTCACAATTAGGCCGTAAtcacccccctctccccccgAAAAAGTACCCAACTCTTATTTTGGcctaaagatgaattttttttctttctgaaaaagctTTCTGATTTAAGATTGATTccaatagataataaatataagtcacacacacacacacacacacacacacacatcagccTAGAACCTTGAAGAACACGAGTTTCCTGTTTTCCCCCACAGGAAATATCTGGGGGGATTGGGGGGGGCAAGAAAGAGGAGGGAGCTGGGTCCCTGCACAATGAAAGAGGGTCTTGCTGAAAATAGTCGCTGGAGTTTCCAGGCTTCTTCCCATCcacatttttgaaaatgtgtcCACCTAGTTCAGAGGAAAAGCAAAAACGATAGCCTATCCTTcttaaaaatactgtgttttgCACACAAACATTCATTGCTTTAAGAACATTACAAAATGACAGCCTGACGTGCTTAAAATGTGCATGGGCATATGATGCGATCCATGTTTATATACACACAGGTATGCATATGCACAAGCCATGTACATATACACGGACAAGCATGTAGTATTCTATGATAGCCAACAGTGTACAACTACTGTACATCCAGTATGAAATGTCCCGTTTCATGGATGTCAAAGGAGTCAAAAAACCAAACTTCTCAGGTCTCTCCAGCCTGAACGCCATCCACCCTACTCCGCCTTGAATCCCAACCCCTGACTCACTGATGGTGAATGATACCAACCACAGACAGACTGTTTAAAGGCTCACACAAATGTCTTTGgtgtatgtgtctattttttaaggtacaaaataataataataattataattataataataaaaatagctatttTGTGTGCTGTAGCAGTTCTCTTATAGCTCACATTAAGTGCAGCTCttaacccccccaacccccacccaaagaaaatacttgttaaataagGATTAGACAGGTCAAACACCATTGTAGTGCAAATAGTAaacgataaaaaaaaaacaacatttacaaaatatagaaatgtttgGATCCAACAGATGGACAAACATATTCCTTTCAAGTATCTctccttgaagaaaataaaaattaatcaggTTACTTCCAATACAAAAAAGTCTCTCATTTTGTTCTCTCTCAGGTAAACAGTTTCAAACCTATTAGGTTGCATAGTACTAAGATCATAAGCACCTTAACGAAATGTAACTTGGTATTCTTTGTTCCTTGATTTTGCTCTCTTCCCATTCTTGGTctcaaatgtttgttttgttctgtttttaggttggtttttgttttgttttgctttgtcgCAAAACTGGTGCAGAAAAGAGAAGTGTGACCACCTCATACTACTGTTCCCTTGCCTATACGTGTATGCACGTGTCGTGTGGaaatgcctctgtgtgtgtgtgtgtgtgtgtgtgcgcgtgcgcgtgtATGCACGGGCTGATATACACAGAGAGAGGGCCACACAGACATACCTTACAACCTGGGTAACTGGCTCTTCCAAACTCATGGCTTTCTAGATGCTATTTGGGTTGTGCCTGCCCACGTTATTGCAGACTAGACAAGTCGACTTCGAGGCTCACACTGAAAAGGGGACTGAAAAGGAGGAGACAATACTCCCATGTAAGCAACTGACGTCATCACCTTGATATCAGAAGAAATGAAGGGGGcgctgttctccctctccctcccaattccCATCTGGTTCACTGCTTCATCTCTGAGCTCTGGCTAAGGaatttttccacatcttcctTCATctgtttcaggttttgtttttagttttttttttttttttttttttttttaaatttctattttttttttttttttctgcttgtttaACTCAGAAACCTTAAACATTTCTTCATCTCGCCACTGTCTTCTCTGGACCGCTCTGACTCCCTGTCCCCCGGGGCCGGGCGCTCTATGAGCACCCGCACTCCTCCACTATCATGTTCTGAATGTCCTTCTTGATGATGTTCTGCCCATCGTCATAGTACAGCATGGACATGGGTCTCAGCTTGGTGGGCACACAGCACGACTTGAGGTTGGCGAACGGGCTGTGCCCCCGCATTCGGTAGTGGTTGATGACGGTCGAGTGGAAGGAGAGCGAGGACCCCGACGTGCCTGCTATGTGGCTCGGGCACTCGCCCTCACAGTAGTTGGCGTGATAGCCGGAGGGAGCGATGATCCAGTCGTTCCAGCCGATGTCCTTGAAGCTGACAAAGAACTGTTTCTTACAGCAGATGTTGACCTTGCCGTCGCACTCcaggccccgccgccgccgccggtgGGGGTGGTCTTCTGACTGGCGGGCCTGCAGCATGAGGAAAGGTCTGTGAGACTGCTCCTTGTCCTCGTCCGCCCCTGCCCCTCCGTCTGCTCCgtccttcttcttcccctccccctcctcctccttcttcttcttcttgcccAGGAGCACCAGGCTGGCGCCCGTCTCATGGCACTGCTCGCAGGCAATCCGAACGTCCAGGGAGCTCCTGCCCTGGTCCAGCAACCGCTGGATGCTGCTGGACACCGGAAAGATGTGCCAGGTGCTCTTGCGCGCGTCCACCACCTTTTCCGATATCAACACTTCGTTCCTCTCCTCCGCGAAGCCCATCTCCTCGGCGTCCTCCCCTGCGTCCGCGCTGCCCTGCGGGTGCTTCTGCAAGAGCCGGATGGTGACTTTGGTCCTGGTCCTgttggccttggggactttgagGAAGAGCCAGACTTCGGCtcgctccaccacggacaggtcaCTGCCTTCTTTGGAAATCTCAAAGTGCAGCGTTTTCCTGGCTGTGCCTGCGGATGAAACACAGCACGAGAGAGAGCAGGGACACTCGTTAGttgtatgtgggggggggggggttgaggggggcaggggtgaggggggtggaTCAGCACACACTCATCTCAGGCAAGCACGGGGCCTCTGCTGTGAGCCATCTCCCGCAGGGGTCAGCGAGTTAATAGCCCACCGGCCCGCAGAAAGGtgttgacatttttaaatggtgaaagaGAAAGCGTATTTTGTGTcatgtgaaaattacatgaaatttacacttcagtgtccataaatgaagttttatgGGACCACAGCTACACTCAGTTCTTTATAGGCTGTCTATGGCTGCTTCTGCCCTCGATCATGGAGCTGAATGGCCACAACAGGGACGGGCTCCGCAAAGCTGACACATGTGCTCTGGGCCCTTTCCGGAGAAAGTCTGTCAACTCCTggctctaaaaagaaaagagcctAGATCTCAGCCAGTGTCCAGGAGCCTGcggtgggggtgcgggggtgcTCTGCGTCTGTTCACTGCTTAATCTCAGTTgcatcttctataaaatgggaatggcACAATGACATTGGACCCACTTTGCAGCAGGCTTGACGtaacatgggtggctcagtcgttaagcatctgccttcagctcaggtcatgatcccagagtcctgagatcaagccctgcactgggcttcccaCTTGGcggaaagcctacttctccctctcccgctccccctgcttgtttcctttcttgcgcgcgctctctctctctctgtcaaataaaaaagaatagtataattttaaaaaagaaagaaagaaagaaaacccactgTGAGCTCTAGCAAGCTGTCAAAGTGATGCTATTCCCACAGAAATACACAGGCACCCCCCCATGTAAGTAAGTGGAGCTAGTGCCCACCGAGCTAGACTCCGCCTTGGCCATGCATGACCTGCCCCAcccctctgttctttctttcccgGGTCCCTGCAGCAGATTTTTCTTGCATTTGGTTCTCCAGCATAGAGCCAGGCCCCTTTCCAATCATTGCTCCATGAAGCAGGTATAAAACAGAAACTATCTGGGATTCTGGGCATGACCTTGACTGCCTCACTTTCACCACCAGCTCTCTCCCAGTGCCCCGTCCTCTGTGGTGCAGCCACACGGTGTTTGTTCAAGGTCAGCTGTACCGCTACACTTTCTCACTTCCAGGCAGTGACACCTGCCTAGAACACTCCTGTTCTCAATAAATCACCTTCAGTGGCTGCCCTTGCTTGATAAGGGTTCAATCCCTGACCGCCCTGACCCCCCTGCCAATCTGATTTAGGACGCCCCTGGTCTGAGATCCTATCTATCTTATTCACTGTCACGGCCCCAGGAACGAGGCAACCACATCCTCAGCATCCAGTCATGTTAGATTAAGAGATCCACCTCCCACTGCTGCATCCCCCGTTTTTGCCTCCTTCCCTTCTGAATGCAGCTTAATGAGCCCCAATTACAGCAACTGCTACTAACACAAAGGAGATCCCCACACTGGCAAGGCAGTTGGATTCAGAGACCGTGCAGTTCCTGCCTAACTTAAAccgttctcttttctttccataaGCACCTGTGTGTCTATACACGCGGCAACATTTACTGCGAGGAACAGGTGTCCAGACTGGAACGTTCCGATCGAGGAAACAGCTTCCCTCAGTCACACTTTTACCGCTCGCTGGTCTATGAAACATGCCCTCTTTGCCCGACCGCCTCCTGTGGGTACCTGCTGACAACTGTCCAGCGTACACGCATCCCGGACGCAAATTAGAGAACAATGTTGGGGAAGGTCATCTTAGAACTCGCAACTCCCTGGGAGGGTCTCCCTGCCTGGATTTCTATAGCTAACGGAAATCCAGCCATACTTATCACTCTCAGCCCTGAGATGTTTACGGTACTATAAATTTTCGGCACAGTTTCAAGTTCTCTTTGCATCAGAAGGCAGGCTTTTCTGTGCATTGCGCACTGAAGATTCTGTTCTTAATTTAACACACACTGCATGCTGTGATTCTGATAGTGGTAAATTACTGAGGCCAGGGCCAGGAAAGGCTACATGTGTATACAAAAGATTCTCTGGCATCTTGGTATAAAGTCGCTAGCACGTTGGCCTCCaaggtggtggtgctggtggtgggaggtggtggggtggaggggttgggggaggtccCTCTGCTCCAGCCTTGGATCTCTGGCAGGGGTTAAAATGAATGATAAAGCTAGGTTCGCGATTAGATCACCAGAGTAGAGAGCAGTTAGAAGGAGGGGAGACTGTCATTTTTTAAGGAACGTGATTTCTTTTCAAGACGTGAAGACAGTATTCCTCTTTGCTAAAAGCTGGTGGGTTTTCTGATATGCTGTTTGGCTTttgcggggggcggggaagggaagaaaaaagagaagattccAGGAGGGAGAGCTTaatgatttaaatttaaagacaTTCAGCAGCAGATCTGAAGGGGTAGGGTCCTTCTGGAAGCTCCCCAAGCCCAGACAGCCGCCCCTGGATGGGAGTGCAGGAACCGCCCTCAGTGTCCCTCAGAGAATAGTAACAAGCTACCTGCTGTTCTGAAACCTTACTGTGTGCGGGGTGCCACTGTAAAGACAGAGAGATAGTAGCTGCTAAATTAGAGAAGCCAGAGGGCACCgagtctgtgttttgtttttctaggaaaGAGTGTGAAACTGGAGACTCTGACTCGTCCTTGGGATGGGAAAGTTCTCTGGGTTTCAGGTAACTCATTCCCACAAGATCCTCTCTGCTTTTCCCCCGGCTtggcaggaggggctggggaaggtaGATAGATGGTCCTTCCTCCGGTAGAGAGAGGATCCCGATGGCAGTGTGGACCAGCCCACGGTGGGCTTTCTAAGAAGCGAGTCCAGAATGTCtacagaggctgggggtggggcaggggccaggGTGGGCTAATTGGCTGACTTGATCCAAGGAGCTAGAGTACATGCAGATTGCTTTTGTAGGGGCCAGGGAGGCTGAGGTCCCTGGCTTCCAGGAACAGCCCACAGGACAGCCCCTCATTCCACCAGGGCAGGTTTCTAAGGCATGAGCTAGCCCCACCCCTTCTTCACAAGCAGCTGTACTCGGAAGCAAATGATTTAGTGTTCCTGAGAGAGGATCGTACAAAGAGAGTGCTCATTAGAGGGGGCTCAATCTGTCAGGTGCTGTTATATTAGGATCAGGGAGGCATCATAAAATGACTTTCAACCTGGTCCTGGCTAATAATTAACTGTGTGGCATCGCCCGCGTGTGTGGAGAAGCACAGGGCTGATTTACGCATCGGTTTAATTATCTGAGCTTGAAAAGACTGTTCCTGTATTCACATCTATTGCCTGCTTGCTGAATCTCTCCCCCATATTTCTGACATTTGGATTTTCCCCCTACTAATTGACATGCCTGTCGCCTCCTTCTCCTGGTGTCCATTTCTGGAACTGCTATTTGTATATTGCATGATATtttatcagggaaaaaaaataaaacagatccaATTTCATGAAAATGCTGTTGCCATAATGCTCAGGAGaacagggggaagagagagatgcAAGTCTTCCTAATGTCTACCTTACATGCAGgtacattttaaaagttctattgtATTTGACTTATTAAACAGtgcagtgtttttttgtttttgtttttgttttctcttttacatttAGCTTTCATTGCAGAAGGGGGTGGAGAGAATGAGACAGCTAGAAGCTGAGATGATTAATATTTATCAGGGCTGTAGGTTTCAGAAAGATATTACAACCCTCAAATTTCTTAGATATGAAAAATAGAACTTGTCACTTGATTCTATTCCCTTTATCTGTATCTGACCTAAGAGAGAGTGTTAGACTGCGGTGGTGCTTTGAGAATGCTCCAGTCCTCAAATCTCTAGGCATAGCAATTTGAAAAATGGAAGGAGGTTGCCTGAGGCTGAGGTGTTTAGGATCAATTACTAATCAGTTTCAGGTTTGACTTAACGATCTCCTGCATCAAATCCTGTAATGGAAGCCTTCCCACAATGCTTTGTGAGCAGGTACAGATTAGTTGGTACAGGTGCGCACTGGGTTCCTGCATTATTACCTAGCTACCTAGATATAGCTGTTGGCTTTGCTAACCTTTCATTACCTACTCTCTGATAATATTCTTTTcatcctctgtgctattttttCCCTCCCGAGGCTCGTGAGCAAGTCTTGTATCACAGCCTCTCTGCCTGAGTAATTCACTAAGAAAGTCCCACGCAAACCCATGTGGGTGATAATATTTCATCACTTAAACCTCTATGAGCCCGGTGGACACAAAaccaagggcagagagagaggtgcatAAGAATGAGTAGGAGGTATAAAGATGGCACCTTACAGGGAAGACCTTTGAAATGCTGCTGGGCAAGGGGTTGCAACAGAGGAAAGACCAGAAGCTGCAAGGAAGAATCCCCAAAGcaccttttttcctttgctctcagaatttttcagatatttttaagaaCTCAAGCAGGAAAGCAGGCCTGCGGAGGGTTAAGCAACCAAGCCCCTGGTTGTTCCCATCCCCCACGCCAAGACTCAAAATTCTGCTCTTCCTCAAGCCCTCACCTCAGATCTGTGGGCGTATGAACATTTCCAATGAAataagcaacacacacacacacacacacacacacacacacacacacacacacagatacacagagtATTTGGTTTGTGTTCCGTTTTGTTTTCCTCACCGTGTTCCTGCTTAAAGCATCCTGCTCTTGTACATAGGGGTAATAATTCCATCTCTAATGTGAATGTGGAAAATCTTGTTATTTATGGAGGATTTTAACTCGAGATGGGGGAAAAGCCTTGTTGTGAAATGCGGCAGTTACTTCAATTTTGCATTCTGGACCCAGATTTCGCTATGCGTAGATGTTGCGGTCACTGGTGGGAGCATACGGGGCAACCAGGTGCGCATGCGTGTCCTCTGAGTCACTAACTCTGCATTTGGACTGTTTCCAGGGGTTTCTGCAGAAGGCAGCAAGTGAGGTCCTAGAGGTGATGCCTCCCTTAACCTGAAGCCGAGGGTTTTGCCTTGGAGCAGAACTACAAGTTTGGTCATAAATTATCTGGATTGGTTTTGTTagccttcctattttttttttcttccgaTCTGCTATTGAATTGTAAATGCCAGGCGACATTCCTGCGTCTTCCATTTCAGTGGTgatgaaatagagagagaaagagagagagaaaggggtttTAGGTTCcgaaaagaagtagaaaaaattcttaagattCAACCTACAGAAATTTCAGCGACTTCTTCCAAAGTTCCTGAGAACTTTTGCACTTTTGGTTTGGGGTCCAGGAACCGCTGGAGTATGAGGAATTCTGA encodes the following:
- the INHBA gene encoding inhibin beta A chain, translating into MPLLWLRGFLLASCWIIVKSSPTPGSEGHGAAPDCPSCALAALPKDVPNSQPEMVEAVKKHILNMLHLKKRPEVTQPVPKAALLNAIRKLHVGKVGENGYVEIEDDIGRRAEMNELMEQTSEIITFAESGTARKTLHFEISKEGSDLSVVERAEVWLFLKVPKANRTRTKVTIRLLQKHPQGSADAGEDAEEMGFAEERNEVLISEKVVDARKSTWHIFPVSSSIQRLLDQGRSSLDVRIACEQCHETGASLVLLGKKKKKEEEGEGKKKDGADGGAGADEDKEQSHRPFLMLQARQSEDHPHRRRRRGLECDGKVNICCKKQFFVSFKDIGWNDWIIAPSGYHANYCEGECPSHIAGTSGSSLSFHSTVINHYRMRGHSPFANLKSCCVPTKLRPMSMLYYDDGQNIIKKDIQNMIVEECGCS